From one Lotus japonicus ecotype B-129 chromosome 3, LjGifu_v1.2 genomic stretch:
- the LOC130748231 gene encoding beta-hexosaminidase 2 yields MFTTFNSKLQTHTMPHTVMSTLLLLLLLYSFSTLLNVESTTTTINVWPKPRNLTWAPPHQATLLSPTFTITVATPHRNHHLSAAVTRYTNLIKTEHHRPLVPIAANLSADIPPLQSLTITVTYPDTPLQHGVDESYTLTVNAPVATLTAATAWGAMRGLETLSQITWGDPTRVAVGVRVWDAPLYGHRGVMLDTSRNYFPVKDVMRLVEAMGMNKVNVLHWHVTDSQSFPLVVHSEPGLAENGAYGPDMVYTPADVKAVVEFGMDRGVRVMPEIDSPGHTGSWALSYPEIVTCANMFWLPAEGEPLAAEPGTGHLNPLIPKTYQVLNNVIHDVTTLFPETFYHAGADEVIPGCWKADPTIQKYLSNGGTLNQILEVFINNTLPFILSLNRTVVYWEDVLLSDTVHVPSTILPKEHVILQTWNNGHDNTKQIVSSGYRAIVSSAAFYYLDCGHGDFTGNNSAYDNQTGIDTGNGGSWCGPFKTWQTMYNYDIAYGLSEDEAKLVLGGEVALWSEQADSTVLDSRIWPRASAMGEALWSGNRDEKGVKRYGEATDRLNEWRSRMVARGIGAEPIQPLWCVKNPGMCNTAQPI; encoded by the exons ATGTTCACAACATTCAATTCCAAACTCCAAACACACACAATGCCTCACACTGTTATGTCAACACTTCTATTACTCTTGTTATTGTACTCATTCTCAACATTGCTCAATGTAGAATCAACCACCACAACCATCAATGTGTGGCCCAAACCAAGAAACCTCACCTGGGCCCCACCACACCAAGCCACACTCCTCTCCCCCACATTCACAATCACCGTCGCCACCCCTCACCGCAACCACCACCTCTCCGCCGCCGTAACCCGCTACACAAACCTCATCAAAACAGAACACCACCGCCCACTAGTCCCCATAGCAGCCAACCTCTCCGCCGACATCCCGCCGCTGCAGTCCCTCACAATCACCGTCACATACCCCGATACACCCCTCCAGCACGGCGTCGACGAGTCCTACACGCTGACTGTCAACGCTCCGGTGGCGACGCTGACAGCGGCGACGGCATGGGGCGCGATGCGGGGGCTGGAGACGCTATCCCAGATTACCTGGGGAGATCCGACGCGCGTGGCGGTGGGAGTGCGTGTGTGGGACGCGCCGCTGTACGGGCACCGCGGCGTGATGTTAGACACGTCGAGGAACTACTTTCCGGTGAAGGATGTGATGAGGTTGGTGGAGGCGATGGGGATGAACAAGGTGAACGTGTTGCACTGGCATGTGACGGACTCGCAGTCTTTTCCGCTGGTGGTTCATTCGGAGCCGGGGCTGGCGGAGAACGGAGCTTACGGGCCTGACATGGTGTATACGCCGGCGGATGTCAAGGCGGTTGTGGAGTTTGGGATGGATCGTGGAGTTCGCGTCATGCCGGAGATTGACTCGCCTG GGCATACAGGATCTTGGGCCTTATCCTACCCTGAGATTGTAACTTGTGCCAACATGTTCTGGTTGCCAGCTGAAGGTGAACCTCTTGCAGCAGAACCAGGAACAGGACATTTGAACCCTTTAATCCCCAAAACCTACCAAGTCCTAAACAATGTCATCCATGACGTGACCACATTGTTCCCAGAAACATTTTACCACGCCGGTGCTGACGAGGTAATCCCTGGTTGCTGGAAAGCTGATCCAACAATTCAGAAATATCTATCAAATGGCGGAACTCTCAACCAAATTCTTGAAGTTTTCATCAACAACACTCTCCCTTTCATCTTATCCCTCAACCGCACTGTTGTCTACTGGGAAGATGTTCTATTAAGCGACACGGTCCATGTTCCGTCCACAATTCTCCCCAAGGAGCATGTGATTCTGCAGACATGGAACAACGGACATGATAACACGAAACAGATTGTTTCTTCTGGATACCGCGCCATTGTGTCGTCAGCGGCCTTCTACTATCTGGATTGTGGGCATGGTGATTTCACTGGTAATAACAGTGCATATGATAACCAAACTGGGATTGACACAGGCAATGGTGGCTCTTGGTGTGGGCCTTTTAAAACATGGCAAACAATGTACAATTATGATATTGCATATGGGTTGAGTGAAGATGAAGCGAAATTGGTTTTGGGTGGGGAAGTGGCTTTGTGGTCAGAACAAGCTGATTCAACTGTTTTGGATTCAAGAATTTGGCCAAGAGCTTCTGCAATGGGTGAAGCACTGTGGTCGGGGAACCGGGATGAAAAGGGTGTGAAGAGATATGGAGAGGCTACTGATAGATTGAATGAATGGAGAAGCAGAATGGTAGCTAGAGGTATTGGGGCTGAGCCCATTCAGCCACTGTGGTGTGTTAAGAATCCTGGTATGTGCAACACGGCTCagccaatataa